The following proteins come from a genomic window of Legionella cherrii:
- the queC gene encoding 7-cyano-7-deazaguanine synthase QueC produces MKKAVVLLSGGLDSTTCLALATSKGFSCYAISFAYGQRHSAELLAAQRIAQHYKVAKHHIVTLDTALFRNSALTDSSVEVPAFQGGSEIPVTYVPARNTIFLAMALGLAESIGARDIFIGASSVDYSHYPDCRPEFIDAFQTLANLATKAGVTGDHFSIHAPLQHLSKVQTIQLGTSLGVDYSLTVSCYQANDAGEACGECDSCTFRRRGFIGAGVADPTLYRNSSHR; encoded by the coding sequence ATGAAAAAAGCGGTAGTCTTACTGTCTGGTGGTCTGGATTCAACGACTTGTCTGGCTTTAGCAACCTCAAAAGGTTTTTCGTGTTATGCAATTAGTTTTGCTTATGGACAAAGGCATTCTGCGGAGTTGCTCGCCGCACAGCGTATTGCACAACATTATAAAGTAGCCAAACATCATATTGTTACCTTAGATACTGCACTGTTCCGCAATTCCGCTTTGACTGATTCCAGCGTGGAAGTACCTGCTTTTCAGGGGGGCTCTGAGATTCCCGTTACTTATGTTCCTGCCCGCAATACAATCTTCTTGGCAATGGCCTTAGGTCTTGCCGAATCCATAGGGGCACGAGATATCTTTATCGGTGCAAGCTCTGTGGATTATTCGCATTATCCGGATTGTCGTCCAGAATTTATCGATGCGTTTCAAACTTTAGCCAATTTGGCAACCAAGGCTGGAGTAACCGGGGATCATTTTTCCATTCACGCGCCTTTACAGCACTTGAGTAAGGTACAAACCATTCAATTAGGCACAAGCCTAGGCGTTGACTACAGCTTAACGGTTTCATGCTATCAGGCAAATGATGCTGGCGAAGCGTGCGGTGAATGCGACAGTTGTACGTTTAGACGGCGTGGATTTATCGGAGCTGGGGTTGCTGACCCTACGCTATACCGTAATTCATCTCACCGATAA
- a CDS encoding mannose-1-phosphate guanylyltransferase/mannose-6-phosphate isomerase — MTTTLYPVILAGGSGTRLWPLSRKNYPKQFLALNGELSLLQQTVKRAQNLVSAQSLIVSNDAHYFLCQDQLNHFTHSMTYLLEPCARNTAPAIACAAHYLSQIAGPDAVMLVLPSDHWIADDQAWQEAMLIGAQFAAAHQALVTFGIEPDSPKTGYGYIEAGMPLTDKVQQVLSFREKPAIEVAKEFIASGNYFWNSGMFVCRADVYLQELAEYQPDIYYFSQQAVLKAQHHHDFLRLDLECFSRCEAESIDYAIMEKTNKAAVIPVSMQWSDLGCWSAVADANIPDQDGNTVTGKVIAQQSTNCLIHSTDILVTAIGVQDQIIVATQDAVLVADKQYSQQVKDLVSSLSKDHHQVTQDHQRVSRPWGYYEILAEGASFKVKRLMVKPGARLSLQMHQHRAEHWVVVSGKAEVINDTQTIHLSVNQSTYIAQNTLHRLSNPGDEPLYVIEVQSGAYLGEDDIKRFDDIYARDLS, encoded by the coding sequence ATGACGACTACTCTTTATCCTGTTATCCTCGCTGGAGGTTCTGGTACTCGTTTATGGCCGTTATCTCGTAAAAATTATCCGAAACAATTTCTGGCCTTAAATGGAGAGTTATCCCTTTTACAGCAAACCGTAAAAAGGGCTCAGAACTTGGTAAGTGCTCAATCTCTTATTGTGAGTAATGATGCGCATTATTTTCTTTGCCAGGATCAATTAAATCACTTCACCCATTCCATGACTTATCTGCTGGAGCCTTGTGCCCGCAATACGGCTCCGGCGATTGCCTGTGCTGCTCATTATTTATCGCAAATAGCAGGTCCGGATGCCGTGATGTTAGTGCTTCCTTCAGACCATTGGATAGCTGATGATCAGGCATGGCAGGAAGCGATGTTGATCGGGGCTCAATTTGCAGCCGCACATCAAGCTTTAGTCACATTTGGTATTGAGCCCGATAGTCCTAAAACAGGATATGGCTACATTGAGGCCGGCATGCCATTAACGGATAAGGTGCAGCAGGTTTTAAGTTTTAGAGAAAAACCAGCCATTGAGGTGGCGAAAGAGTTTATCGCCAGCGGCAATTATTTTTGGAATAGCGGCATGTTTGTATGCCGTGCTGATGTCTATCTCCAGGAGTTAGCTGAATATCAGCCTGATATTTATTATTTTAGCCAGCAAGCGGTTTTAAAAGCCCAGCATCATCATGATTTTTTACGTCTCGATCTAGAATGCTTTTCGCGTTGTGAAGCAGAATCTATTGATTATGCGATTATGGAAAAGACTAATAAAGCAGCAGTTATCCCTGTTTCCATGCAGTGGAGTGATTTAGGATGTTGGTCTGCAGTTGCCGATGCAAACATACCTGATCAAGATGGAAATACGGTGACTGGAAAAGTTATTGCTCAGCAGAGTACGAATTGTTTAATTCATAGTACCGACATTTTGGTCACTGCAATCGGCGTTCAAGATCAAATTATTGTTGCAACCCAAGATGCTGTTTTAGTAGCAGACAAGCAATATTCACAACAGGTTAAGGATTTGGTGAGTTCTTTAAGCAAAGATCATCATCAGGTAACCCAGGATCATCAACGGGTATCTCGCCCATGGGGATATTATGAGATTTTAGCCGAGGGTGCTTCCTTTAAAGTAAAGCGACTGATGGTAAAACCTGGAGCACGTTTATCCTTACAAATGCATCAGCATCGAGCCGAACATTGGGTTGTTGTCTCTGGGAAAGCCGAAGTAATCAATGATACGCAAACAATCCACTTATCTGTCAATCAATCGACTTATATTGCACAAAATACGCTGCATCGATTAAGCAACCCAGGGGATGAACCGTTGTATGTCATTGAGGTTCAAAGTGGTGCCTATTTGGGAGAAGATGACATTAAGCGTTTTGATGATATTTATGCCCGTGATCTCTCCTAA
- a CDS encoding ribonuclease T2 family protein, which yields MKKLTALLLLVFSVNVVASVGFGDACDTHAGMSDSYVLALSSQPGFCQTYGYEAGKPECMHLSKNSYQAKHLTLHGLWPNQNACGQSYGFCGVEQKSRHCAYPPLSLSPQVSENLKKLMPSYNYGSCLERHEWNKHGSCQILSVDEYFSLAMRLTEAVDNSVLGQYLTQHQGQKVPLTVLRERVAQAFGKKNSGKVYLGCRNGILVDIYIQLPALIPFNESLESLIDDAPNAPVNDTCPAQVMLSDFNKGSWF from the coding sequence ATGAAAAAGCTCACTGCCCTGTTGTTGCTTGTTTTTTCTGTCAACGTCGTTGCTTCTGTAGGATTTGGCGATGCATGTGACACGCATGCAGGGATGTCTGACTCTTATGTGCTTGCTCTCAGTTCACAGCCTGGTTTTTGTCAAACTTATGGTTATGAAGCAGGTAAGCCAGAGTGCATGCACTTGTCTAAAAACTCGTATCAAGCAAAACATCTTACCTTACATGGCTTATGGCCTAACCAAAATGCTTGTGGTCAAAGCTATGGATTCTGTGGGGTAGAACAAAAATCCAGACATTGTGCCTATCCTCCACTGAGTCTATCACCCCAAGTATCGGAAAATTTGAAAAAACTTATGCCCAGTTACAATTATGGGAGTTGTTTGGAGCGCCATGAATGGAATAAGCATGGCAGTTGTCAAATTTTGTCTGTAGATGAGTATTTTTCTTTAGCCATGCGTCTGACGGAAGCGGTCGATAATTCAGTTTTAGGACAGTATCTTACCCAACATCAAGGACAAAAAGTGCCATTAACTGTTTTGCGGGAGAGGGTAGCCCAAGCTTTTGGAAAAAAGAACTCTGGCAAGGTTTATTTAGGTTGTAGAAATGGTATTTTGGTTGATATTTATATTCAATTGCCGGCTTTAATCCCTTTTAATGAATCGTTAGAGTCTTTAATCGATGATGCTCCTAATGCACCAGTGAACGATACTTGTCCTGCTCAGGTAATGCTGTCTGATTTTAATAAGGGATCCTGGTTTTAG
- a CDS encoding GIN domain-containing protein has protein sequence MQKRFYLLILSVFLLTACAHHGLQKKITPPLPQAVKTKQVRPLPAFNQVVIEGPLSVNLHTGYKQPQVILSGDARDLVTVKAEVKQNTLYLSLGNAHGPVYADVRGQFLNRLMAQGVPLIRGSQIHTSVLDVYLVKTGSVRLGGTIGLRVLDVKGKGLVQIGGIASQNLQIHLQGDPKVQLEGVANLANLSMYGNAWLSLYWVRTDNLMVRAKQKATLQLAGAVNRLDVELWGNARFKGRYLRAQRSFVRTHGHSVAEISVAKHQSNLATDASDIYYYNLPTTRADFMAFDGSVLDMREWNQAEFKDFTRYNKQVP, from the coding sequence ATGCAAAAGCGGTTTTACTTATTGATTCTAAGTGTCTTTTTATTAACCGCATGCGCGCATCATGGGCTCCAAAAAAAAATAACACCGCCTTTACCACAAGCGGTAAAGACGAAACAAGTCAGACCACTTCCCGCCTTTAATCAGGTGGTTATTGAAGGACCGCTCAGTGTTAATTTGCACACAGGCTATAAACAGCCGCAAGTGATTTTATCCGGAGATGCGCGTGATCTCGTCACAGTAAAAGCAGAGGTCAAACAAAACACACTGTATTTGTCTTTAGGTAATGCGCATGGTCCGGTTTATGCGGATGTTCGAGGCCAGTTTCTTAATCGCTTGATGGCTCAAGGTGTTCCTTTAATTAGGGGAAGTCAGATACATACCAGTGTCTTGGATGTCTATTTGGTAAAAACGGGGAGCGTTAGATTAGGCGGTACTATCGGTTTACGCGTCTTGGATGTCAAGGGTAAAGGCCTTGTCCAAATTGGCGGTATCGCAAGCCAAAATTTACAGATACACCTGCAGGGAGACCCAAAAGTTCAGCTTGAAGGAGTTGCCAATTTAGCCAATTTGTCCATGTATGGAAATGCATGGCTCAGTTTGTATTGGGTTAGAACGGATAACTTGATGGTTCGTGCAAAGCAGAAAGCAACGCTTCAATTAGCGGGAGCAGTCAATAGGCTTGATGTTGAACTCTGGGGAAATGCTCGATTTAAAGGACGTTATTTACGTGCACAACGTAGCTTTGTAAGAACGCATGGGCATTCTGTTGCAGAAATTTCGGTGGCGAAACATCAAAGTAATTTAGCTACGGATGCGAGTGATATATATTATTATAACCTGCCAACCACGCGAGCGGACTTTATGGCTTTTGATGGATCGGTATTGGATATGCGTGAGTGGAATCAAGCAGAGTTTAAAGATTTTACGCGTTACAATAAGCAAGTCCCTTAA
- a CDS encoding alpha/beta hydrolase, producing the protein MKQNDFRYMSHGKQLLDLKKEDLALLKPINQRGPKKERALLLLHGFTSTPAVYRYLIPQINQYDALVCPALPGHAESIAAFAQAKAEDWLDCAMQECEALFKEYPKVDILGLSLGGILACKLSTTFTFNHMFLLAPALKLRMNIDQNLKLLAVLKKLGFCELRGQAGNLQTDKYAEISYRKIPIPALIELFTLIRTHHWVAPSCPIDLFLGAHDVVVDSKEIERIFSPLANTQIHWLTNSAHVLPLDNDLDQIVQCINQHTSWKQNENTSLRLMDDALGIKEI; encoded by the coding sequence ATGAAGCAAAATGATTTTCGTTATATGAGTCATGGCAAACAATTGCTTGATTTAAAAAAGGAAGATTTAGCACTGCTTAAGCCAATTAATCAACGGGGACCAAAAAAGGAACGAGCCCTCCTGCTTTTACATGGGTTTACTTCCACCCCCGCAGTGTATCGTTACCTGATTCCTCAAATAAATCAGTACGATGCATTAGTTTGTCCTGCATTACCTGGACATGCTGAAAGCATCGCTGCATTTGCACAAGCCAAAGCTGAAGATTGGCTTGATTGTGCCATGCAAGAATGTGAAGCCTTATTTAAGGAATACCCAAAAGTAGACATCCTGGGATTATCACTTGGGGGTATTTTAGCATGCAAGCTGAGTACAACATTTACATTCAATCATATGTTCCTTTTAGCTCCTGCATTAAAACTGCGTATGAACATTGATCAGAACTTGAAACTTCTTGCTGTGCTCAAAAAACTTGGATTCTGTGAGCTAAGAGGACAAGCAGGAAATCTGCAAACGGATAAATATGCTGAAATATCCTACAGAAAGATCCCAATTCCTGCACTTATTGAACTGTTTACCTTGATTCGTACACATCATTGGGTAGCACCAAGCTGTCCAATCGATCTTTTTTTAGGTGCCCATGATGTGGTTGTTGATTCAAAAGAGATAGAACGAATTTTTTCCCCTTTAGCGAACACCCAAATACATTGGCTCACTAACTCAGCACATGTTTTACCATTAGATAATGATTTGGATCAGATTGTTCAATGCATCAATCAGCATACATCTTGGAAGCAGAATGAGAACACTTCGCTTCGGTTAATGGACGATGCCCTGGGCATTAAGGAAATTTAA
- a CDS encoding guanosine monophosphate reductase, with translation MTDHAITFDDVLLVPSYNHHESRRVVETASTDRLGKLTLELPVISSNMDTITESAMANFMGSKGAMGALHRFMSIEDNIAEFKKCQNRVFVSVGCTAAELERAAALRDAGADYFCVDVAHAHAKYVGKTLKSLRQILADRCIMAGNVATYAGADYLASCGADIIKAGIGGGSVCSTRIKTGFGVPMLTCIQDCSRSDRSIVADGGIRTSGDIVKALAFGADFVMIGGMLAGTAPTPGEVIQKPDGSKVKRYRGMASKEAQENFLGQMHEWKTAEGVATEVPFKENPDAIIADIVGGLRSGLTYAGADTISELQRKLNYVVVTQAGRIESLPHKLLG, from the coding sequence ATGACTGATCATGCCATCACTTTTGATGACGTTCTACTCGTTCCTTCATACAACCACCACGAATCAAGAAGAGTAGTGGAAACTGCCAGTACTGACAGACTGGGAAAATTAACCTTAGAGCTGCCTGTAATCAGTTCCAATATGGATACCATTACTGAAAGCGCTATGGCTAATTTCATGGGTTCTAAAGGCGCTATGGGTGCTTTACATCGCTTTATGAGCATTGAAGACAACATTGCCGAGTTTAAAAAGTGCCAAAATAGAGTTTTTGTTTCAGTAGGTTGTACTGCCGCTGAATTAGAAAGAGCCGCGGCATTACGTGATGCAGGCGCTGACTATTTTTGCGTGGATGTGGCCCATGCTCATGCCAAATATGTGGGTAAGACCCTCAAAAGCCTACGTCAGATACTTGCTGATCGATGTATTATGGCTGGAAATGTTGCCACCTACGCGGGAGCGGATTATCTTGCCTCATGCGGTGCGGATATTATCAAAGCGGGTATTGGCGGTGGTTCGGTATGCAGCACTCGAATTAAAACAGGCTTTGGTGTTCCGATGCTGACCTGTATTCAAGACTGTTCACGCTCTGATCGCTCTATTGTTGCTGATGGCGGCATTAGAACCTCAGGAGATATCGTGAAGGCGTTAGCTTTTGGCGCTGATTTTGTTATGATTGGCGGGATGCTAGCGGGCACCGCACCTACCCCTGGTGAAGTCATTCAAAAACCAGATGGCAGCAAGGTAAAGCGTTATCGTGGCATGGCCTCAAAAGAAGCACAAGAAAACTTCTTGGGACAAATGCATGAATGGAAAACCGCTGAAGGTGTAGCAACTGAGGTACCTTTCAAAGAAAATCCCGATGCCATTATTGCGGATATCGTAGGTGGTTTAAGATCGGGGCTGACCTATGCTGGTGCGGACACAATCAGTGAACTGCAACGCAAATTGAATTATGTAGTGGTCACCCAAGCCGGCCGTATTGAAAGCTTACCGCATAAATTATTAGGCTGA
- a CDS encoding PhoH family protein translates to MDNSNTRQKLFVLDTNILMHDPTAIYHFEEHDIYLPMVVLEELDNHKMGTSEVARNVRQTNRMLVELMSNSTHEQIVSGLAIPNYLHSDKKKCSGKLFFQTDEFDQVVPSTLPGHKVDNTILATALGLQKKHTGKKQVIIVSKDINLRIKAGILGILAEDYYSDQVLDDVNLLHRGLHILDNNFWDSHAKDMESWQESGKTFYKVTGPLIRQWNPNDCISTEDDQFQAIVKKLEHDHAVIQLTRDYTKHSVWGIHAKNREQNFTLNLLMDPDIDFVSLQGPAGTGKTLLTIAAGLTQVLDQNRYTEILMTRVTIPVGEDIGFLPGTEEEKMTPWMGALMDNLEVLHSSQVGGTFGRGATQDLLQNKIKIRSLNFMRGRTFLNRYIIIDEAQNLTPKQIKTLVTRAGPGSKIICLGDIKQIDTPYLSETTSGLTFAVDRFKHWEHSAHMSLTRGERSRLAFYAAEHL, encoded by the coding sequence ATGGATAATAGCAATACCCGTCAGAAGTTGTTTGTACTTGATACCAATATTTTAATGCATGACCCTACCGCCATCTATCATTTTGAAGAGCATGATATCTATTTGCCAATGGTGGTACTGGAAGAACTAGACAATCATAAAATGGGTACATCGGAAGTGGCACGTAACGTCCGCCAAACCAACCGCATGTTGGTAGAACTCATGAGTAACTCCACCCATGAACAAATCGTCTCAGGATTAGCTATACCTAATTATTTGCATTCAGATAAGAAAAAGTGCAGTGGAAAGTTATTTTTTCAAACCGATGAATTCGATCAGGTTGTTCCATCAACTCTTCCTGGACACAAAGTAGATAATACAATTCTTGCTACTGCTTTGGGCTTGCAAAAAAAACACACAGGGAAAAAGCAAGTAATTATTGTATCAAAAGACATTAATTTGCGTATTAAAGCCGGGATACTGGGGATTCTTGCTGAAGATTATTACAGCGATCAGGTGCTTGATGACGTCAATCTGTTACACAGAGGCTTACATATTCTTGATAATAATTTCTGGGATTCCCATGCTAAAGATATGGAGTCATGGCAAGAAAGCGGAAAAACCTTTTATAAGGTAACGGGCCCACTAATCCGTCAATGGAACCCCAATGATTGCATCAGTACGGAAGATGATCAGTTTCAAGCCATCGTAAAAAAATTGGAACATGATCATGCGGTCATTCAGCTAACCCGCGATTATACAAAGCATTCAGTATGGGGAATTCATGCGAAAAACCGTGAACAAAACTTCACCTTAAACCTGCTTATGGATCCTGATATCGATTTTGTCAGCTTACAAGGTCCTGCTGGAACAGGAAAAACGCTACTCACGATTGCAGCAGGTTTAACCCAAGTCCTGGATCAAAACCGTTATACCGAGATTTTAATGACCCGGGTGACCATTCCTGTCGGTGAAGACATTGGTTTCCTTCCTGGTACTGAAGAAGAAAAAATGACTCCGTGGATGGGCGCTTTAATGGATAACTTGGAAGTGCTCCACAGTTCCCAAGTGGGTGGTACTTTTGGGCGCGGCGCAACTCAAGATTTATTGCAAAACAAAATTAAAATTCGCTCTTTGAATTTTATGCGTGGCCGTACTTTTTTAAATCGATACATCATCATTGATGAGGCGCAAAACTTAACTCCAAAACAGATAAAAACTTTAGTAACCCGTGCAGGCCCAGGTTCTAAGATTATTTGTCTGGGTGATATTAAACAAATTGATACCCCCTATTTGAGTGAAACGACTTCGGGTTTAACTTTTGCCGTTGATCGCTTTAAACACTGGGAACATAGCGCTCATATGAGTCTGACACGTGGCGAACGTTCAAGACTTGCATTTTATGCAGCGGAGCATTTATAG
- a CDS encoding peroxiredoxin, with amino-acid sequence MNIGESIPDFAFSATSGINARLSDYKGQYVVLYFYPKDATPGCTTEGQDFRDAYPQFQKLNAQIFGISRDSLKSHENFKAKQNFPFELISDQDEQLCQLFDVIKMKSMYGKQVRGIERSTFIIDPQGKLSKEWRKVSVKGHVDEVLSSLK; translated from the coding sequence ATGAATATAGGTGAATCCATACCCGATTTTGCATTTTCGGCAACGAGCGGTATTAATGCACGTCTCAGCGATTATAAAGGACAGTATGTTGTCCTTTATTTTTATCCTAAGGATGCAACACCAGGTTGTACTACAGAAGGACAGGATTTTCGTGATGCCTACCCCCAATTCCAAAAATTAAATGCACAGATATTTGGAATTTCGCGTGACAGCTTAAAATCGCATGAGAATTTTAAAGCCAAACAAAACTTTCCTTTTGAGCTCATTAGCGATCAAGACGAACAATTATGCCAATTGTTTGATGTGATTAAAATGAAATCAATGTATGGAAAACAAGTGCGTGGAATTGAGCGCAGTACGTTCATCATTGATCCGCAGGGAAAATTAAGCAAAGAATGGCGTAAAGTAAGCGTCAAAGGTCATGTAGACGAAGTACTTAGTTCGTTAAAGTAA
- the smpB gene encoding SsrA-binding protein SmpB, which produces MTNKKQSDSTIVFNRKAGFNYFLEDQYEAGLVLEGWEVKSLRAGKINLSDAHIIIKNGEAFLLGAQIQPLITASTHSIPDPIRTRKLLLNKKELNHLIGSVERQGYTIVPLSLYWKKNNIKIKIALAKGKKEHDKRDSIKDREWERDRSRIMKKTGRE; this is translated from the coding sequence ATGACAAACAAGAAACAATCCGATTCAACCATAGTGTTTAATCGCAAAGCAGGCTTCAATTATTTTCTTGAAGATCAGTACGAAGCGGGGCTTGTACTTGAGGGCTGGGAAGTCAAAAGCCTGCGCGCCGGAAAAATTAATTTATCTGATGCACATATTATTATCAAAAACGGCGAAGCCTTTTTGCTGGGTGCCCAGATTCAACCGCTTATTACTGCCTCGACTCATTCCATCCCTGACCCAATACGTACCCGCAAGCTCTTATTAAATAAAAAAGAATTGAACCACCTCATCGGGAGTGTTGAACGTCAAGGCTATACTATTGTTCCACTTTCTTTGTATTGGAAAAAAAATAATATAAAAATAAAAATAGCTTTGGCTAAGGGCAAAAAAGAGCATGATAAGCGAGACTCCATTAAAGACCGAGAATGGGAAAGAGACCGTTCTCGCATCATGAAAAAAACAGGGAGAGAGTGA
- a CDS encoding rhodanese-related sulfurtransferase, protein MNEIVIASFYKFVSLENFEAMREPLLAKMHEIKIKGTIILASEGINGSFAGTRAQMDLFYQFIHQDERLADLRFKETFDKENPFEKSKVKLRKEIVTMGLTNIDPLKTVGTYLSPEEWNELIQDPEVVLIDTRNDYEFELGTFKNAINPITENFRDFPQYVQEQLLDKKDKKIAMFCTGGIRCEKSTAYLKDLGFENVYHLQDGILNYIEKMPKEESLWEGHCFVFDNRVAVDHQLNRVYPQLPLDYKHDRVKE, encoded by the coding sequence ATGAACGAAATAGTGATTGCTTCATTTTATAAATTTGTTTCCCTAGAAAATTTCGAAGCGATGCGTGAGCCTTTGCTTGCTAAAATGCATGAAATTAAAATCAAGGGGACGATTATATTAGCCTCCGAAGGAATCAATGGAAGTTTTGCCGGAACGCGTGCCCAAATGGATCTATTTTACCAATTTATCCATCAAGATGAGCGTTTGGCTGATTTAAGATTTAAAGAAACTTTTGATAAAGAAAATCCCTTTGAAAAGTCTAAGGTTAAACTTCGTAAAGAAATTGTAACTATGGGTCTTACCAATATTGATCCTCTGAAAACTGTGGGAACCTATCTCAGTCCTGAAGAGTGGAACGAATTAATTCAAGATCCAGAAGTGGTGTTGATTGATACCCGTAATGATTATGAATTTGAATTAGGCACATTCAAAAATGCCATTAACCCCATCACGGAAAATTTTCGTGATTTTCCACAATATGTGCAAGAACAGTTGCTCGATAAAAAAGATAAAAAAATTGCTATGTTTTGCACCGGTGGGATACGCTGCGAAAAATCCACTGCTTACCTAAAAGATTTAGGGTTTGAAAATGTCTATCATTTGCAGGATGGCATTCTCAACTATATTGAAAAAATGCCCAAAGAAGAATCACTCTGGGAAGGACATTGCTTTGTTTTTGATAATCGTGTGGCAGTTGATCATCAACTCAATCGAGTCTATCCTCAATTACCTTTGGATTACAAACACGATCGCGTCAAAGAATAA
- the plaC gene encoding lysophospholipase/glycerophospholipid:cholesterol acyltransferase PlaC yields the protein MAHYIRKLRWFFILGFFIPLMSFAATPIKTMVVFGDSLSDTGNTTHLLKSLRQEEDPAFLVAPFKAFVLNKMVEFAEEYYVPQMVLDSGIAVVTDFFDNQLAPYIANLVSKIKLVPVLPGKPYWNARFSNGQVWNEYLAKMLSISPDDEEVYLNRAFGGSWAATYDYQLTVWNLIRHPLGTIKNLIVGKLVPPSLGLTVQAYLLEHPTLSDETVFFIFTGSNDYINVLFFEDNYNTEVMSTYVDNVLSGAGSAVMKLMQAGARRFVIMGLPHIGDTPRMVQTTDREVLNNAIDMHNERLQNRMKEWAKIYPDSNFLYIDMGDYLSRALKNPENYGFTNTTEACIDVKLPMYDSFRNSPFANNYVLRYAQVLQYRDASFAAGDKNYHVCDTPDSYLFWDEIHPSTRAHGLLAFEVCKAMKYHGYDVTCENPIE from the coding sequence ATGGCACATTACATTCGGAAGTTGCGTTGGTTCTTTATCCTTGGTTTTTTTATCCCGTTGATGAGTTTTGCCGCTACACCCATAAAAACTATGGTTGTTTTCGGCGACAGTCTGTCTGATACAGGGAATACCACCCATTTACTTAAAAGTTTACGTCAGGAGGAAGATCCTGCTTTTTTAGTAGCACCTTTCAAAGCATTTGTACTTAATAAGATGGTTGAGTTTGCTGAGGAATATTATGTGCCACAAATGGTTTTGGATTCAGGTATCGCGGTAGTTACCGATTTTTTTGATAACCAATTAGCGCCTTATATTGCCAATTTAGTCAGTAAAATAAAATTGGTGCCTGTATTGCCAGGAAAGCCGTACTGGAATGCACGTTTTTCTAATGGTCAGGTATGGAATGAATATTTAGCAAAAATGCTTTCTATTTCTCCTGACGATGAAGAAGTTTATTTGAACCGTGCTTTTGGTGGAAGCTGGGCAGCAACCTATGATTATCAGCTCACTGTATGGAATTTGATTCGTCATCCATTAGGAACAATCAAAAATCTGATTGTAGGGAAATTGGTTCCGCCCAGTCTTGGTTTAACGGTTCAAGCTTATTTGCTCGAACACCCAACCTTAAGTGATGAAACAGTGTTTTTTATTTTCACAGGGAGTAATGATTACATTAATGTCTTGTTCTTTGAAGATAATTACAACACTGAAGTAATGAGTACCTATGTTGATAATGTTCTATCAGGAGCTGGTTCTGCGGTCATGAAATTAATGCAAGCAGGAGCGCGTCGTTTTGTGATTATGGGGCTGCCTCATATAGGCGATACTCCTCGTATGGTACAAACCACGGATAGAGAGGTTTTGAATAACGCAATTGATATGCACAATGAGCGTCTTCAAAATCGTATGAAAGAATGGGCGAAGATTTACCCCGATTCTAATTTCCTTTACATCGATATGGGAGATTATCTGTCACGCGCATTAAAAAACCCAGAAAACTATGGATTCACTAATACTACAGAAGCGTGTATCGATGTGAAGCTTCCCATGTATGATTCATTCCGTAACTCACCTTTTGCGAACAACTATGTGTTACGTTATGCACAAGTACTTCAATACCGAGATGCGAGCTTTGCTGCTGGGGATAAAAACTATCATGTTTGTGATACGCCTGACAGCTATTTATTCTGGGATGAAATTCATCCAAGTACGCGTGCTCATGGACTCCTTGCTTTTGAAGTATGTAAGGCAATGAAATATCATGGATATGACGTAACCTGTGAAAATCCAATAGAGTAA